One genomic segment of Musa acuminata AAA Group cultivar baxijiao chromosome BXJ3-3, Cavendish_Baxijiao_AAA, whole genome shotgun sequence includes these proteins:
- the LOC135634414 gene encoding uncharacterized protein LOC135634414 isoform X2 produces the protein MEPEYGSKLGIKYLKEVKRVLKSGGKFLCLTLAESHVLDVLFTELRFGWETSIHAIPQKPGSKPTFQTFMVVTVKEKLGAPNLIKLLFDQHSINHKGGQVHALLNAVENENRIRSGYTAGADIVYSLKDLQLGAKGALNELVPGRRCQTILGEQGSSFFHYKAVLLDSQQLSEPFLYHCGVFIVPKARAHEWLFTSEEGQWLIVESSKAARLIMIFLNSSHTGASMDDIQKDLSPLVRNLAPGKADDEARIPFMMAGDGIKQRNIVHEATSAITGHIIVEDVIYDNADGDPSELKLFRRLTFGRSSSMVQSEALLSQEEHSKEADTDRKRNVPSSRTRTKRGQKRSDSYKLIDGSKVTKVDHSCLASLYHSGIVSGLALIISALELAVSSGKKISTYIVGLGAGLLPMFLHACLPFLQLEVVELDPVMLDLARQYFSFVEDDRMKVHIGDGIRFIEDANVIKSHEQETDGTCTESLANGNSSGIKILIVDADSSDLSSGLSCPPDFVEESFLLQVKNFLSEGGLFVINLVSRSPAIREKVVLRLKAAFSQLFSLELEEDVNEVLFASPRNMCIDVDQLQEAVAKLCSLMKFPLPDGQIEPGKFKRLK, from the exons ATGGAACCCGAGTATGGTTCAAAGCTGGGAATTAAATATCTTAAGGAG GTGAAGAGAGTGCTTAAATCAGGAGGAAAGTTTCTCTGTCTGACTCTGGCAGAATCTCATGTCTTGG ATGTGCTATTCACTGAATTACGATTCGGATGGGAGACAAGTATACATGCCATCCCTCAAAAACCTGGTAGCAAACCTACCTTCCAAACCTTCATGGTAGTTACTGTAAAGGAGAAGCTGGGTGCACCAAACCTGATTAAGTTACTATTTGACCAACATTCCATAAACCATAAAGGAGGGCAG GTGCATGCTTTACTTAATGCAGTTGAAAATGAGAACAGAATTCGCAGTGGCTATACTGCCGGTGCTGATATTGTCTACTCCTTAAAAGACCTACAACTAGGTGCCAAAGGTGCTTTAAATGAGCTTGTCCCAGGACGCAGGTGTCAGACTATTCTCGGCGAACAAGGAAGCTCATTTTTTCACTACAAAGCTGTACTGTTGGATTCTCAGCAACTATCTGAACCATTCTTATACCATTGTGGTGTCTTTATTGTGCCAAAG GCTCGAGCTCATGAATGGTTGTTTACTTCAGAAGAAGGACAGTGGCTTATTGTGGAAAGTTCAAAAGCAGCTCGCCTAATTATG ATTTTCTTGAACTCAAGCCATACTGGTGCCAGCATGGATGACATCCAG aaGGATTTATCTCCTCTTGTAAGAAACTTAGCACCTGGAAAAGCAGATGACGAAGCTCGGATTCC GTTCATGATGGCAGGTGATGGCATCAAGCAGAGAAATATTGTCCATGAG GCTACATCTGCCATTACTGGGCATATAATTGTTGAAGATGTGATCTATGATAATGCTGACGGGGATCCATCAGAACTGAAGTTGTTTCGTAGGCTCACATTTGGGAGAAGTTCGAGCATGGTGCAATCAGAGGCATTGCTCTCACAAGAAGAACATAGCAAAGAGGCTGACACAGATAGGAAGAGAAATGTTCCATCTTCAAGAACTAGGACAAAGAGAGGTCAAAAAAGAAGTGATTCATACAAATTGATTGATG ggTCAAAAGTTACCAAGGTTGACCATAGTTGTCTGGCtagtctttaccacagtggaattgTTTCTGGCTTGGCTCTTATAATTTCTGCTTTGGAGCTTGCTGTGTCATCTGGGAAAAAG ATTAGTACATACATAGTTGGGCTTGGAGCTGGGCTTCTTCCTATGTTTCTTCAtgcttgccttccttttcttcaaCTTGAG GTGGTGGAGTTGGATCCTGTTATGTTGGATTTGGCGAGGCAATATTTCAGCTTTGTTGAGGATGACCGAATGAAG GTCCATATTGGTGATGGTATCCGGTTTATTGAagatgcaaatgtcatcaagtcaCACGAACAAGAAACTGATGGAACATGTACAGAGTCTCTTGCGAATGGAAACAGCAGTGGAATTAAAATTCTCATTGTTGATGCAGATTCATCTGATTTGAG CTCTGGGTTATCCTGCCCTCCAGATTTTGTTGAAGAATCCTTTCTTTTACAAGTGAAGAATTTTCTCTCAGAAGGAGGTCTGTTTGTCATAAATTTGGTGTCGCGATCTCCAGCAATTAGGGAGAAGGTTGTTTTACGATTGAAGGCG GCCTTCAGCCAATTATTTTCACTTGAGCTCGAAGAAGATGTCAATGAGGTTCTTTTTGCTTCCCCTAGGAACATGTGCATTGACGTTGATCAGTTGCAAGAAGCTGTAGCTAAATTATGTAGCTTGATGAAATTTCCTTTGCCAGACGGGCAAATAGAGCCTGGTAAGTTCAAGCGTCTGAAGTAA
- the LOC135634414 gene encoding uncharacterized protein LOC135634414 isoform X1, with protein sequence MEGKKGKANSEIFETLGDFTSKENWDKFFTLRGTGDTFEWYAEWPELRDPLISQLQSSSASDGAADLQILVPGCGSSRVSEYLYDAGFRRTTNIDFSKVVVSDMLRRYVRSKPEMRWRVMDMTDLQFADDFFDAILDKGGLDALMEPEYGSKLGIKYLKEVKRVLKSGGKFLCLTLAESHVLDVLFTELRFGWETSIHAIPQKPGSKPTFQTFMVVTVKEKLGAPNLIKLLFDQHSINHKGGQVHALLNAVENENRIRSGYTAGADIVYSLKDLQLGAKGALNELVPGRRCQTILGEQGSSFFHYKAVLLDSQQLSEPFLYHCGVFIVPKARAHEWLFTSEEGQWLIVESSKAARLIMIFLNSSHTGASMDDIQKDLSPLVRNLAPGKADDEARIPFMMAGDGIKQRNIVHEATSAITGHIIVEDVIYDNADGDPSELKLFRRLTFGRSSSMVQSEALLSQEEHSKEADTDRKRNVPSSRTRTKRGQKRSDSYKLIDGSKVTKVDHSCLASLYHSGIVSGLALIISALELAVSSGKKISTYIVGLGAGLLPMFLHACLPFLQLEVVELDPVMLDLARQYFSFVEDDRMKVHIGDGIRFIEDANVIKSHEQETDGTCTESLANGNSSGIKILIVDADSSDLSSGLSCPPDFVEESFLLQVKNFLSEGGLFVINLVSRSPAIREKVVLRLKAAFSQLFSLELEEDVNEVLFASPRNMCIDVDQLQEAVAKLCSLMKFPLPDGQIEPGKFKRLK encoded by the exons atggAGGGGAAGAAAGGGAAAGCAAACTCAGAGATCTTCGAAACCCTAGGAGACTTCACGAGCAAGGAGAATTGGGACAAGTTCTTCACCCTCAGGGGCACCGGTGACACCTTCGAGTGGTACGCGGAGTGGCCGGAGCTCCGAGACCCCCTCATCTCCCAGCTCCAGTCCTCTTCCGCCTCCGATGGCGCCGCCGACCTCCAGATTCTCGTACCGGGTTGCGGGAGCTCCCGTGTTTCGGAGTACCTCTACGATGCCGGATTCCGGCGCACAACTAACATTGACTTCTCCAAGGTCGTTGTCTCCGACATGCTCCGCCGCTATGTACGGTCCAAACCTGAGATGCGGTGGCGCGTCATGGACATGACTGACCTCCAG TTTGCAGATGACTTCTTCGATGCCATTCTTGATAAAGGGGGATTAGATGCTCTAATGGAACCCGAGTATGGTTCAAAGCTGGGAATTAAATATCTTAAGGAG GTGAAGAGAGTGCTTAAATCAGGAGGAAAGTTTCTCTGTCTGACTCTGGCAGAATCTCATGTCTTGG ATGTGCTATTCACTGAATTACGATTCGGATGGGAGACAAGTATACATGCCATCCCTCAAAAACCTGGTAGCAAACCTACCTTCCAAACCTTCATGGTAGTTACTGTAAAGGAGAAGCTGGGTGCACCAAACCTGATTAAGTTACTATTTGACCAACATTCCATAAACCATAAAGGAGGGCAG GTGCATGCTTTACTTAATGCAGTTGAAAATGAGAACAGAATTCGCAGTGGCTATACTGCCGGTGCTGATATTGTCTACTCCTTAAAAGACCTACAACTAGGTGCCAAAGGTGCTTTAAATGAGCTTGTCCCAGGACGCAGGTGTCAGACTATTCTCGGCGAACAAGGAAGCTCATTTTTTCACTACAAAGCTGTACTGTTGGATTCTCAGCAACTATCTGAACCATTCTTATACCATTGTGGTGTCTTTATTGTGCCAAAG GCTCGAGCTCATGAATGGTTGTTTACTTCAGAAGAAGGACAGTGGCTTATTGTGGAAAGTTCAAAAGCAGCTCGCCTAATTATG ATTTTCTTGAACTCAAGCCATACTGGTGCCAGCATGGATGACATCCAG aaGGATTTATCTCCTCTTGTAAGAAACTTAGCACCTGGAAAAGCAGATGACGAAGCTCGGATTCC GTTCATGATGGCAGGTGATGGCATCAAGCAGAGAAATATTGTCCATGAG GCTACATCTGCCATTACTGGGCATATAATTGTTGAAGATGTGATCTATGATAATGCTGACGGGGATCCATCAGAACTGAAGTTGTTTCGTAGGCTCACATTTGGGAGAAGTTCGAGCATGGTGCAATCAGAGGCATTGCTCTCACAAGAAGAACATAGCAAAGAGGCTGACACAGATAGGAAGAGAAATGTTCCATCTTCAAGAACTAGGACAAAGAGAGGTCAAAAAAGAAGTGATTCATACAAATTGATTGATG ggTCAAAAGTTACCAAGGTTGACCATAGTTGTCTGGCtagtctttaccacagtggaattgTTTCTGGCTTGGCTCTTATAATTTCTGCTTTGGAGCTTGCTGTGTCATCTGGGAAAAAG ATTAGTACATACATAGTTGGGCTTGGAGCTGGGCTTCTTCCTATGTTTCTTCAtgcttgccttccttttcttcaaCTTGAG GTGGTGGAGTTGGATCCTGTTATGTTGGATTTGGCGAGGCAATATTTCAGCTTTGTTGAGGATGACCGAATGAAG GTCCATATTGGTGATGGTATCCGGTTTATTGAagatgcaaatgtcatcaagtcaCACGAACAAGAAACTGATGGAACATGTACAGAGTCTCTTGCGAATGGAAACAGCAGTGGAATTAAAATTCTCATTGTTGATGCAGATTCATCTGATTTGAG CTCTGGGTTATCCTGCCCTCCAGATTTTGTTGAAGAATCCTTTCTTTTACAAGTGAAGAATTTTCTCTCAGAAGGAGGTCTGTTTGTCATAAATTTGGTGTCGCGATCTCCAGCAATTAGGGAGAAGGTTGTTTTACGATTGAAGGCG GCCTTCAGCCAATTATTTTCACTTGAGCTCGAAGAAGATGTCAATGAGGTTCTTTTTGCTTCCCCTAGGAACATGTGCATTGACGTTGATCAGTTGCAAGAAGCTGTAGCTAAATTATGTAGCTTGATGAAATTTCCTTTGCCAGACGGGCAAATAGAGCCTGGTAAGTTCAAGCGTCTGAAGTAA